In the genome of Deltaproteobacteria bacterium, the window GACTTGGAACGATACGGGGTCTCTGTAATACCTATTTACGGGACCCATTTTCATGTATATGCGAAAATGTTTAATGAATTGGCGCTGCCAAAAAAATGCGTCATTATTGCCGATGGCGATTTAATACCCAGTGACGCTCAACGTGAGGAAGGCGATGAAGACGATTTGGCCGAAGTGCCAGATCTTGACCAGCTAAAAAGCGAATTTGTCGGGATATTTCGGTGCAAGACGACTTTCGAGCGTGCCCTTACAATTCCAGGTCTTCTAATTTGTCTTTCAGCCGCCACTACCGAATGCGGTGCTTCTAAGGTATCAAAAATATTGAAAAACGCAGACCAGTTGATTAAAACAGGAAAACTTAATTCATATGAACAAAAGGAATTGATTTCAAGCCTCAGAGACCCAATTCTTTCCACTGCAAAACGAATCGGAAAAGCACGATTTGCACAAATATTATCAAAGCATATCGGCGGCGCCGAAGCAATTCCAAAATATATTAAGGATGCGGTTAATTGGCTTGAACTATGAAGTTGAGCAAAGAGCAAAGAGACGCTGTCAAACATGAAGGGAATACTCTAATTGTTGCGTGCCCTGGAAGTGGGAAAACCCGGACACTTGTTGCAAAGTTACTATATTGTCTGGATGAGGTCAGAGGGACAAGCCGCAAGATCGCATGTCTCACATATACTAACGCTGCCGTTTATGAAATCGAGGATCGTCTTCGTGCATACGGAAAATGTGGAGATGAGGACTTTTGTGATATTTCTACGATTCATTCTTTTTGCCTCGTCAATATTCTTAATTATTTTTCCTGGCGTATACCAGAGTATGCCCAGGGCTTTTCTGTGGTAACTCCAGATAATGATACATTTCAACGAATTGCGACGGACGTGCTGGGAGAATATGGGATACCAGAAAATTTTCGCGAATATTTTGAACAGTTCAATCGAGAGTCAGATGGCACCCCTATTGTTACCCCCGAACTTAATGAAGATATCGCTCTTTCTTTTTGGGATAGGTTACAGGTACAGGGTCTCATTGACTTTCCGAATATAATCTATTATGCCTATCGCCTTCTATCAGAAAGGCCAAGCATTGCATATTCACTTGCCTGTAAATACGCATGGCTTTTGGTTGACGAGTTCCAAGATACGACTTCTCTTCAGATTGAAATAATTAGAGCGATTGCCAATTTCCGCCAAACTAAATATTTCATGGTTGGTGATCCGTATCAATCAATTTTCGGTTTTGCGGGAGCCCGTGTTGAACTTATGGAAACATTTGCACAAGAAATATCAGCAGAGTCCCGCTTTAAGCTGCATGCAAATTATCGGTCAAGCAGCAGAATTATCAAGCATGCAGAAAAATTGTGTCCCCGAACTCCTCGAATGTACAGTGTTGGCGAAACAGCAGGTGAAGATGTTGAGCCAATCTATGTCCATACCTCATCAGCTTTCGAGGCCATCACCGATTATTTTCTACCAGCCTTAGAGGATTTAGGAATCAACATTGGCAAGGCTGCAATTTTGGCGCCGTGGTGGATCAAGCTCCTACATCTCGGACGTAGTCTAAGAGACTATGGGATTCCCATTGTTGGACCCGGGGCTCGCCCCTATAAGAAGTCTCATCTCTTTGCAACTCTTGCAGAACAGGTTTGTGTGTATATTACCCACCCAATCCATAAGACCTTTCATCAGATCGAGAAAGAACTATTTCTCTTAGTTAATAACATGACAGGGAAGAGACCCTTCTCTGTTTTTTCCTATGAGGGAAATATTATTATCCGTAAACTTATCGACTTAGGAAGTTATGCATATAATTCCACCCTCAGTGCCGCTGAATGGCTTGCGGTATCGTCTGAAACTTTTGAAACCTGTCTTTGCGAGGCTGGACTAATACCCAGTTGTTCTCGTGGAGCTTTGATTGAATCCGCAAATGAAATCATTCAAGACATGATAAAGAATAAGGTTGATATAAAAAACTTGCAAGTTGAAGACTTGGGGCTTTTTGCGAGCACCGACAGGAATCTTCATTTGCTGACCATGCACAGAGCCAAAGGCAGGGAGTTCGATGCCGTGGCCATTATTGACCTGCATGATGGCCGGGTACCCGATTTTCGAGCAATAAGAGACAGTGATTTAAAGAAAATTGATGAGGCGAAGAGATTGCTTTATGTTTCCATAACAAGAGCGCGTCGTTTTTTGATGTACGTAACTGATGAGGAGCATTACAAAAATAGACCCAGCCGTTTTATATTGAAAGAATACCTTGATTTACCAAGGTGTGACACACTCTTATAAGTCGGCATTAAATTTTTTTTGAAAAAATAATGGAGGAGTAAAAGGCAAATGGCCAGGAAGAAAAAAACTGAAGGAACGTCGGGAAACGGAGTTCTGGATCTGAGGCATTTGGGGGTGACGAGGCTAAATATTCCTCCTGCGGGATTGACGGCTCGGGGTGAGATACTCAGAGAGAGAAAATTGAAATATGCCTATAATCCCCACCTTTCGCCGACTCTTCGGTTCGA includes:
- a CDS encoding ATP-dependent helicase, which encodes MSKEQRDAVKHEGNTLIVACPGSGKTRTLVAKLLYCLDEVRGTSRKIACLTYTNAAVYEIEDRLRAYGKCGDEDFCDISTIHSFCLVNILNYFSWRIPEYAQGFSVVTPDNDTFQRIATDVLGEYGIPENFREYFEQFNRESDGTPIVTPELNEDIALSFWDRLQVQGLIDFPNIIYYAYRLLSERPSIAYSLACKYAWLLVDEFQDTTSLQIEIIRAIANFRQTKYFMVGDPYQSIFGFAGARVELMETFAQEISAESRFKLHANYRSSSRIIKHAEKLCPRTPRMYSVGETAGEDVEPIYVHTSSAFEAITDYFLPALEDLGINIGKAAILAPWWIKLLHLGRSLRDYGIPIVGPGARPYKKSHLFATLAEQVCVYITHPIHKTFHQIEKELFLLVNNMTGKRPFSVFSYEGNIIIRKLIDLGSYAYNSTLSAAEWLAVSSETFETCLCEAGLIPSCSRGALIESANEIIQDMIKNKVDIKNLQVEDLGLFASTDRNLHLLTMHRAKGREFDAVAIIDLHDGRVPDFRAIRDSDLKKIDEAKRLLYVSITRARRFLMYVTDEEHYKNRPSRFILKEYLDLPRCDTLL